The proteins below are encoded in one region of Rutidosis leptorrhynchoides isolate AG116_Rl617_1_P2 unplaced genomic scaffold, CSIRO_AGI_Rlap_v1 contig289, whole genome shotgun sequence:
- the LOC139882599 gene encoding protein disulfide-isomerase-like — protein MEESALTLKSSDLDDYVKDKGFPVVYFYDPLCDHCEEESTPWFERLAQLSNGEFFLATVNARVEKGLKARFGMFGCPTIYIFMDGGKRVWEFKGPRATYRFLECVRRIRYTFPCQVSIDEPLPVDINETKIVGYFPKFDGEAYDCFLKVAGKFQSEFDFLAKVSSSSPVVSVYDNDNKVKGSFDKEFDVNVLVEFVENFTTPVMYEHDSRLAGKFFHSEVENDKAMLFLNDDDDSKNFKSEYWKFATRNQRKGININFMLGYIETSKNAFKYFQLHKRRGPFIVIKKLMGEIYAGKVEKYEPQLNLVEHVKKVIPHTFQKKVMDAGNVFLLLGPWCDCGHCKFVAETLNAVANEVKQNRTDIVIAKLPKTKDLCGDERWFLKLFEDTKKSGTNEI, from the exons ATGGAAGAATCTGCTTTAACCTTGAAGTCCTCTGATTTGGATGATTACGTGAAAGACAAAGGCTTTCCCGTCGTTTACTTTTACGATCCCTT GTGTGACCATTGTGAGGAGGAGTCGACTCCATGG TTTGAGAGGTTAGCACAGTTGTCCAATGGGGAGTTTTTTCTGGCGACAGTAAATGCACGCGTAGAAAAAGGCCTTAAAGCTCGATTTGGCATGTTTGGCTGCCCCACAATCTATATTTTCATGGATGGAGGTAAAAGGGTATGGGAATTCAAAGGTCCCAGAGCTACATATCGATTTTTGGAGTGTGTTCGCAGAATACGTTACACTTTCCCCTGTCAAGTTTCAATTGATGAACCGCTCCCTGTGGATATCAATGAGACTAAGATT GTCGGTTATTTTCCTAAATTCGATGGAGAAGCGTATGACTGTTTCCTCAAAGTCGCTGGAAAATTTCAGTCGGAATTTGATTTCCTTGCTAAAGTGTCATCATCTAGTCCTGTTGTTTCTGTTTACGACAATGACAACAAAGTGAAGGGATCTTTTGACAAG GAGTTCGATGTTAATGTCCTAGTTGAATTTGTTGAAAATTTTACCACACCTGTAATGTACGAGCATGATTCACGACTTGCAGGCAAATTTTTTCACAGTGAGGTTGAAAATGATAAG GCTATGTTGTTCCTCAACGATGACGATGATAGTAAAAATTTCAAATCAGAATATTGGAAGTTTGCTACGAGAAACCAAAGAAAAGGCATCAACATAAACTTTATGTTAGGGTACATTGAGACTAGCAAGAATGCATTTAAG TATTTCCAACTTCATAAGAGGCGAGGGCCTTTCATTGTCATCAAGAAACTCATGGGCGAAATATAT GCTGGCAAAGTAGAAAAATATGAGCCACAATTGAACCTTGTCGAACACGTGAAGAAGGTTATTCCTCATACCTTTCAGAAGAAGGTTATGGACGCTGGGAATG TTTTTCTGTTGTTGGGCCCTTGGTGTGATTGTGGTCATTGCAAATTTGTGGCTGAAACACTCAATGCAGTTGCGAATGAGGTTAAACAGAATAGGACTGACATTGTAATTGCCAAGTTG CCAAAAACAAAAGATCTTTGTGGAGATGAAAGATGGTTTCTGAAGCTGTTTGAAGACACCAAGAAAAGTGGTACGAATGAAATTTGA